The Rhodocytophaga rosea genome has a segment encoding these proteins:
- a CDS encoding Ser-Thr-rich GPI-anchored membrane family protein has protein sequence MKIYLPPLLFLGLLTFTSYTYGQRVTNVRAQARGNVVTLTYDLQGTIIGQLYKVEVFSSHNEMAQPLVHVRGEVGPDMKPGINKIIEWGSMKELGDYDGEISLEVRATLTFSPIRFTTPKSNAIYKRGKSYKFNWLGALPNENLQLELYSDTTRQYELGRLLNKGVYQWEIPVNAAPGKTYRLKISSVETPGNFIFSNYFTIKRKTPTAWKVVPAGVITGVALYLILKGDKDNPIVEEDLPLPPKPK, from the coding sequence ATGAAAATCTACCTCCCTCCTTTACTATTTTTAGGGCTGTTGACCTTCACCTCCTACACCTATGGTCAGCGTGTGACCAATGTACGTGCCCAGGCGAGAGGGAATGTAGTAACCCTTACCTATGATTTGCAGGGAACCATTATCGGGCAGTTATATAAGGTAGAGGTGTTTAGTTCACACAATGAAATGGCTCAGCCGCTGGTACATGTGAGGGGAGAAGTGGGCCCGGATATGAAACCAGGTATAAACAAAATAATTGAATGGGGTTCTATGAAAGAACTCGGAGATTACGATGGCGAAATCAGCCTCGAAGTCCGGGCCACCCTTACCTTTTCTCCTATCCGTTTCACTACCCCTAAAAGTAATGCCATTTATAAAAGGGGGAAAAGTTATAAGTTCAACTGGCTTGGCGCTTTACCTAACGAAAATTTACAACTCGAATTATACAGTGATACTACCAGGCAATATGAGCTTGGCCGTTTGCTCAACAAAGGCGTATACCAGTGGGAAATTCCAGTGAATGCTGCTCCCGGAAAAACTTACCGGCTTAAAATCTCAAGTGTAGAAACCCCGGGTAATTTTATATTCAGTAACTATTTCACGATCAAAAGAAAAACCCCTACTGCCTGGAAAGTGGTACCGGCTGGCGTGATCACTGGCGTAGCATTGTATCTGATCCTGAAAGGGGATAAGGATAATCCGATAGTTGAAGAAGATCTTCCACTGCCACCTAAACCTAAATAA
- a CDS encoding Ig-like domain-containing protein, which translates to MKKLIPFYSSVNHPPEMHIIASRAIKMSGVSGNKSVQAIVPLSDNNRDKRKISAIPATCVSFLLFLLLLLTISQNGFAQNIISVEPKDGDVNVKPDIELTITFDVPIEAGKGQIEVFENNKSADKINVKSNFVTITGNKAVVEIKKDLKPGASIYVIVPDGAFVDESGNDIKGITDPEAWNYSVEGVTDETPPVITDLSPADEEANVPIDADLTLIFDEEVVKGTGNIVIYQGTTTQTIAVTNGAVSINGNQVTIDPALDFASATPVYVTIQAGAFTDVDGNAFEGIISNTTWNFYTEDTTSPAITTLAPADNSTGVAIDADLVLTFTENIQAGTGNIIINQGTTSQTIAVTDAAVSIADNVVTIDPSDFPNSASVSITIPEGAFTDEAGNEFAGIAASEWRFTTQAPADNQPPTVTSYAPLDNATGVVLSSDLVLTFSETVVKGAGTILLSQGTTTQTIPVSDNAVTVNGNVVTIDPPTDFPSQSAVSVQIAGGAFTDVAGNDYAGITSPDSWNFTSEDKTAPVVTTFSPADNFIGVEANANLVLTFSENMQKGTGTITLHQGLTSQQIAVGSTAVTVNDNIITIDPPTDFPFLATVWVEIPAGAFIDISDNAYEGISAANEWNFTVIALIDTTDPTLTATTPADEASKVGIADNLQLTFSEPVQKGSGTITITQGTTSQLIAVSDGVVAVNGSTVTIDPL; encoded by the coding sequence ATGAAGAAGTTAATACCTTTTTATTCATCCGTAAACCATCCGCCTGAGATGCATATTATTGCCAGTCGAGCAATAAAAATGTCTGGGGTATCTGGAAATAAATCTGTGCAGGCGATTGTTCCTTTATCTGACAATAATAGAGACAAGCGGAAAATATCTGCCATTCCGGCCACCTGTGTAAGCTTCCTTCTGTTCTTACTACTTCTTCTAACCATCAGCCAGAATGGCTTCGCCCAGAATATTATAAGTGTAGAACCCAAAGATGGAGATGTTAATGTAAAGCCGGATATTGAGCTGACGATCACTTTCGATGTACCGATTGAAGCTGGCAAAGGGCAAATAGAAGTGTTTGAGAATAATAAGAGCGCTGATAAAATTAATGTTAAGAGTAATTTTGTAACTATTACTGGCAATAAAGCTGTTGTTGAAATAAAGAAAGACCTAAAACCCGGTGCTTCTATTTATGTGATCGTGCCGGATGGTGCTTTTGTAGATGAAAGTGGCAATGATATTAAAGGGATTACAGATCCGGAGGCCTGGAATTATAGCGTAGAAGGTGTAACGGATGAAACGCCACCTGTAATCACCGATCTATCTCCTGCAGATGAAGAAGCTAATGTGCCAATTGATGCGGACCTGACCCTTATATTCGATGAAGAAGTAGTGAAGGGGACAGGCAATATAGTGATCTATCAAGGAACGACCACCCAAACCATTGCTGTCACTAATGGAGCTGTGAGCATAAATGGCAATCAGGTTACCATTGATCCTGCTTTGGATTTTGCTTCAGCTACCCCTGTGTATGTAACCATTCAGGCAGGTGCTTTCACGGATGTGGATGGCAATGCCTTTGAGGGCATCATCAGTAACACCACCTGGAATTTTTATACAGAGGACACAACTTCTCCTGCCATCACTACCCTTGCTCCGGCTGACAATAGCACAGGTGTCGCCATCGATGCTGACTTAGTGCTTACTTTCACTGAGAATATACAAGCAGGAACGGGAAATATTATTATTAATCAGGGAACTACCTCTCAAACCATTGCTGTGACCGATGCTGCCGTCAGCATTGCAGATAATGTAGTAACCATTGACCCTTCAGATTTTCCCAACAGTGCCAGTGTTTCCATCACCATTCCGGAAGGCGCTTTTACAGACGAAGCCGGAAATGAGTTTGCAGGCATTGCTGCAAGTGAGTGGCGTTTCACTACCCAAGCTCCGGCAGACAATCAGCCACCTACGGTTACATCCTATGCTCCTTTGGATAATGCCACAGGCGTGGTGTTATCCTCTGACCTAGTGCTCACTTTTAGTGAAACCGTAGTGAAAGGAGCAGGAACCATTCTGCTCTCTCAGGGCACCACCACCCAAACTATTCCTGTGTCAGATAATGCTGTAACCGTGAATGGCAATGTGGTCACCATTGATCCCCCCACAGATTTTCCTTCCCAGAGTGCTGTCAGTGTTCAGATTGCTGGCGGGGCTTTTACTGATGTGGCCGGAAATGATTATGCGGGTATTACTTCCCCTGATAGCTGGAACTTTACTAGTGAGGACAAAACTGCTCCTGTGGTTACTACTTTTTCTCCGGCAGATAACTTTATCGGGGTGGAAGCCAATGCCAATTTAGTGCTCACTTTTTCAGAAAACATGCAGAAAGGGACAGGCACTATTACCTTGCATCAGGGCCTGACTAGCCAGCAGATCGCAGTGGGCAGCACAGCAGTGACAGTCAATGATAACATTATCACCATTGATCCACCCACTGATTTTCCTTTCCTTGCCACTGTATGGGTAGAGATCCCGGCAGGGGCTTTCATAGATATTTCAGACAATGCATATGAGGGTATCTCTGCGGCCAATGAGTGGAACTTTACGGTGATCGCTTTGATAGACACCACAGATCCCACGCTAACTGCTACCACGCCGGCAGATGAGGCAAGCAAAGTGGGCATAGCAGACAATCTGCAGCTTACTTTCTCAGAACCGGTACAGAAGGGAAGCGGAACTATCACTATTACCCAAGGCACCACTTCACAGCTCATAGCCGTCAGTGATGGGGTGGTAGCAGTGAATGGCTCAACGGTGACGATAGACCCCCTATAG